One genomic window of Diospyros lotus cultivar Yz01 chromosome 8, ASM1463336v1, whole genome shotgun sequence includes the following:
- the LOC127808391 gene encoding uncharacterized protein LOC127808391 has translation MENSLPLSFFFTLLLSCAAADRGGGNSRTTILFNSDGRTDYNFDVYTLPVSDSLINAGNELKITDGQSVNYNGHFPPLSSSSSLLLSHPRYQTLAAAVASPPVHVVYVTERNGSSSIYLDAVYYDDADHARRRSMLQVPNRVQLPLVGSQHSNGLISLKDKPSLVGDYVVYVSTHEDSGVPRKSWAAVYSSYIRTGLTRRLSPPGVPDFSPAVSPSGVWTAVASGGEDHWSGDVEELNTDIYVFRTEDGSDRVKVVGHGGWPTWADDFTLYYHRKADDGWWSIYKASLPKSGRVGVESVVTQRITPPGIHAFTPAASVADKSFIAVATRRRGSKYRHIEIFDVVSNQFREVTRSISPTLHHFNPFISPDSTRVGYHRCRGPANGGGNHLLFEYLRNPKPEISLFRNYRSFPSFSPEGDRIAYGAVSGLYVVNSDGSGLREIYSGMVFYSAWDPKRKGVVYTSMGPIFAPVSSEVDIVAVNVDEDEFTYRKLTTDGKNNAFPSPSPDGKWIVFRSGRSGYKNLYIMDAQKGDKGGLFRLTEGPWTDTHCNWSPDGDWIVFTSNREHPGTDLTSIYMIHPNGTGLRKVFTSGSGMSAHPIFSPDGKSIVLTSDFAGVSAEPISIAHQYQPPSEIYTIKLDGSDPTRMTHNTYDDGTPAWGPISMRAVDVVLQSNGGGCNFNDCYWITFPDDTKAEDEVAPTLGGNAKIPCGN, from the coding sequence ATGGAGAATTCTCTGCCTCTCAGTTTCTTCTTCACTTTGCTGCTATCTTGCGCCGCGGCGGACCGTGGAGGTGGAAACTCCCGCACCACCATACTCTTCAACTCGGATGGCCGGACGGACTACAATTTCGACGTCTACACGCTCCCGGTTTCTGACTCCCTGATCAACGCCGGCAACGAGCTCAAGATCACCGACGGCCAGTCCGTCAACTACAACGGCCACTTTCCACCGCTGTCGTCGTCTTCGTCGCTGCTGCTCTCGCACCCACGCTATCAGACACTCGCCGCCGCCGTCGCGTCGCCGCCCGTTCACGTGGTTTACGTCACCGAGAGGAACGGATCTTCCAGCATATACCTCGACGCCGTCTATTACGACGACGCTGACCACGCCAGGAGGAGATCTATGCTCCAAGTTCCGAACCGGGTACAGCTCCCCCTGGTCGGAAGTCAACATTCAAACGGTCTGATTTCGTTGAAAGATAAACCCAGTTTAGTTGGTGATTATGTTGTCTATGTTTCGACTCACGAGGACTCGGGCGTGCCGAGGAAGAGTTGGGCTGCGGTTTACTCGAGTTATATCAGAACCGGGTTGACTCGGAGGTTGTCCCCGCCTGGGGTGCCCGATTTTAGCCCAGCCGTGTCGCCGTCGGGGGTTTGGACGGCTGTGGCTTCCGGCGGAGAGGATCACTGGAGTGGTGATGTGGAAGAGCTCAATACTGATATTTATGTATTCAGAACTGAGGACGGGTCGGACCGGGTCAAGGTGGTGGGGCACGGCGGGTGGCCGACGTGGGCTGACGATTTCACTCTGTACTATCATCGGAAGGCGGATGATGGGTGGTGGAGTATCTACAAAGCTAGCCTTCCGAAGAGTGGGCGAGTTGGTGTAGAGTCGGTTGTGACTCAGCGAATCACCCCGCCAGGCATCCACGCGTTCACTCCGGCGGCTTCGGTGGCCGACAAGAGCTTCATTGCCGTGGCGACGAGGCGGCGCGGTTCAAAGTACCGTCACATAGAGATCTTCGACGTCGTGTCCAACCAATTCCGGGAGGTGACTCGATCCATCTCTCCTACGCTCCATCACTTCAATCCGTTCATCTCCCCTGATTCCACCCGGGTCGGGTACCACAGATGCAGAGGCCCAGCTAATGGCGGAGGTAACCACTTGTTATTCGAATACCTCCGAAACCCAAAACCAGAAATTTCTCTTTTCCGGAACTACCGATCATTTCCTTCTTTCTCGCCGGAGGGTGACCGGATCGCTTACGGAGCCGTTTCGGGTCTGTACGTGGTGAACTCAGACGGGTCGGGTCTACGCGAAATCTATAGCGGAATGGTTTTCTACTCAGCCTGGGACCCGAAACGAAAAGGTGTGGTTTATACCAGCATGGGACCCATTTTCGCACCGGTGAGCTCTGAAGTGGATATAGTCGCCGTCAACGTGGACGAGGATGAATTCACTTACAGAAAGCTGACGACGGACGGCAAAAACAACGCCTTCCCATCGCCTTCACCCGACGGGAAGTGGATCGTGTTCCGGTCGGGTCGATCCGGTTACAAGAATCTGTACATAATGGATGCTCAGAAGGGAGACAAAGGCGGGTTATTCAGGTTGACGGAGGGTCCATGGACCGATACGCACTGTAACTGGTCTCCAGACGGAGATTGGATCGTCTTCACTTCGAACCGAGAACACCCGGGTACGGATCTCACATCAATATACATGATTCACCCGAATGGGACCGGCCTTAGGAAGGTGTTCACCAGCGGATCGGGTATGTCGGCCCACCCCATATTCAGCCCGGACGGGAAATCTATCGTGTTGACATCGGATTTTGCCGGGGTGTCGGCGGAGCCAATCTCCATCGCACATCAGTATCAACCACCCAGTGAGATCTACACCATCAAATTGGACGGTTCTGATCCTACGAGAATGACTCATAACACCTATGACGATGGGACCCCGGCGTGGGGGCCCATATCAATGAGGGCCGTTGATGTGGTGCTGCAATCCAACGGCGGAGGATGCAACTTCAATGATTGTTACTGGATAACATTTCCAGACGATACAAAGGCTGAAGATGAGGTGGCTCCAACCTTGGGAGGGAATGCTAAAATCCCCTGTGGTAACTGA